The following proteins are co-located in the Larus michahellis chromosome 9, bLarMic1.1, whole genome shotgun sequence genome:
- the LOC141748683 gene encoding ras-related and estrogen-regulated growth inhibitor-like protein, which translates to MGLRLPLRRSASFTPDHPALMEVPGPTALKMEANVLVMGADNVGKSALTVRFLTRRFIGEYGDMEFIYSHNLTVDGREILFHIWDVPNSQEQAEEGSSEEKRIQWADSFVLVYSICDRASFNILPLKIQFIKASKEGQNQEKVPIVIVGNKRDLHHQRVVSSEEGRLLALSLDCGFYEVSAAEAYHGALMVFHGLAERIPDTKLAMKKGTGIRGIVKTMSAVFARKRTDSL; encoded by the exons ATGGGGCTCCGGCTCCCGCTGCGCCGGAGCGCCAGCTTCACCCCCGACCACCCTGCCCTCATGGAGGTGCCTGGCCCCACCGCCCTGAAGATGGAAGCAAACGTCCTCGTTATGGGAGCGGACAACGTGGGGAAATCAG ctctgactGTGCGTTTCCTCACTCGGCGCTTTATCGGGGAGTACGGAGACATGG AATTCATCTACAGCCACAACCTGACCGTGGATGGCCGAGAGATTCTCTTCCACATCTGGGATGTCCCCAATTCCCAG gagcaggcagaggagggctccTCGGAGGAGAAGCGAATCCAGTGGGCAGACAGCTTTGTTCTGGTCTACAGCATCTGCGACCGTGCCAGCTTCAACATCCTGCCCCTCAAAATCCAGTTCATCAAGGCGTCCAAGGAGGGGCAGAATCAGGAGAAGGTGCCCATTGTCATTGTGGGCAACAAACGGGACCTGCACCACCAGCGGGTGGTATCCAGCGAGGAGGGTCGGCTTCTGGCCCTCTCTTTAGACTGTGGTTTCTACGAGGTCTCTGCAGCTGAGGCTTATCATGGGGCCCTCATGGTCTTCCATGGACTGGCCGAGCGCATCCCCGATACCAAACTGGCAATGAAAAAGGGTACAGGGATTCGTGGCATCGTCAAGACCATGTCGGCTGTGTTCGCCCGCAAGCGAACGGACTCCCTCTGA